A single window of Carassius gibelio isolate Cgi1373 ecotype wild population from Czech Republic chromosome A19, carGib1.2-hapl.c, whole genome shotgun sequence DNA harbors:
- the LOC127935922 gene encoding fatty acid-binding protein, heart, which yields MADIFVGTWNLKESKNFDDYMKALGVGFATRQVGCMTKPTTIISMEGDVISLKTVSTFKTTEIKFKLGEEFDETTADDRKVKSVVTLDGGKLVHVQKWDDKETTLVRDVSDNNLTLTLTLGDVVSTRHYVKGE from the exons ATGGCAGACATTTTTGTTGGCACATGGAACTTAAAGGAGAGCAAAAATTTTGATGACTACATGAAAGCCCTCG GCGTGGGCTTTGCCACGCGTCAGGTTGGCTGTATGACCAAGCCCACAACTATCATTTCCATGGAAGGCGACGTCATTTCACTTAAGACCGTCAGCACTTTCAAAACCACAGAAATCAAATTCAAACTGGGAGAGGAGTTTGACGAGACCACTGCAGATGACCGTAAAGTCAAg TCTGTGGTAACTTTGGATGGAGGCAAATTGGTTCATGTTCAGAAATGGGACGATAAAGAGACGACCCTGGTCCGAGATGTCAGTGACAACAACCTCACTCTG ACATTGACGCTTGGTGACGTTGTATCCACACGACACTATGTGAAAGGGGAATAA